Genomic segment of Malus domestica chromosome 15, GDT2T_hap1:
ATGTATAACTACTTCATGCTAGAAACGTTTAGGAGCAAATGCACCAATAAGCAAAGCATAAGCTATCTCCAGAATATGACGATTCTTCCTTTCCGCTACCCTATTTTGTTAGGGGGTATGTAGACCGGTAGTTTCATGAACAATCTCACAATCTTGTAGAAACCGGGATAACTTAAAATTTATGGACTATCTACTATTGTCAGAACTCAAAACTTTAATATCAGAGGAATACTGAGTTTTAACCATTTGATGAAATAGATGAAACACATCACAAacctcacttttatttttcaacacGTACAACAACGTCATATGGGTGCAATTTTCCACGAAAATAACAAACCACTTAGTTCCCGAAGTAGTATTAACAGGGGAATGCCTCCACACATCAGAGTGTACTAGCGCAAAAGAAGAAGACCTTCTATTCATACTTGGAGGGAATGAAGCACGATGACTTTTGGCTAAAATACATGCTTCGCATTTCAATTTTGAGTCTTCAATACCACTGAACAAATCAGGTAACACATGTTTCAAATAATCAAACGATGCATGCTCCAAACGACGATATAATAACAAAACCTTCTGTAGATTACTATTATGCGACGCAAGAACCAAATTAGCTCTTCTAGGAATCacgtcatccacataatatagGCCATCTCTCTTAGTGCCACGCCCAATAATCTCCTTTGTTTGAATATCCTCAAGCAAGCAAAATGAAGGATACATTAATACAATACAATCCAATTGTTCAATTACTTGTGGTACAGACAATAAGTGATGGGACAATGACGTAACCAATAAACAATTATGTAAGGGAAGAGAGGGTGTAAGACACATTGTTCCCGCTCCAACAACAGGAACAATAGTACCATTGGCAGTTGCCACACACTTTATATGAAGATATGTCATAGATTGAAACAAGATTTTATCATATGTCATAAGATCTGTTGCACCAGAATCTATTAAACTTAAtagattggaaaaaaaaagatattagacttaataacattattaaatttcttctattaaacttgacatcgatatatataagtttaaaaaatggattagacataggatttgaatgaattttatataaaaaatgggtacattttatattaaaaaagggtacatttttcatataacaaattggtatatttaagaatgggtacatataagattaaagAATTGATACAAACTtagtctaattttattttttatattttggaaatgtttgaattgaaaattaattaggagtttaataagggtgtgagtattaaactctaaatcaattactaatttttattataaaaattatgtaacttctgtgtaattcattaatatattaatgctaGGGgctttgatcaaaatctaaaatttgataagatcttagtcaatgaacatcAGAAATTAGGAccagatactaatttttcctaaaaatattatataaggaattttttttttcttcatatggcaATGTTTGTTTTTGGGCAATTAGCAGGAATGATTAATGTTTACTATGTTATGATTAAACATGTGGCATAGTTTTACTAGGTGTTGGGTCCTACATTTGTTTTAGAAAGCAACCTATAAGTTTAAGGGAGAAGAAAGAGTCTACAAATCAAAGTGGaacgaattttgagtttcagaGAGTAAAGTGGTGACTTTTAAGTTATAAATGGCAAAATGAGATCAAAAGTTTCAGGAGacgtagctaaaaataagcctttttattttaatcttgTTCTTTGAGATAAGAATGGATGAATAAGGGTGATGCAAGAAAGGTGACGAAGTAGGAGTGGAAACAAAAATTTTGCGTTGTTGTTATATCGTTGTGTAACTATTATATTATCGTTGAGTCATCAATATGTTGTCattattaaaaactaatcaTTTCTGCAACCAAATCAGAAAGACTAATCATTCATGCTAattgcttttgtttctttgatatAGGAGTTATCATAAGACCCATTTACAACGGATAAGCGCGTACTCATTGTACCCAAATCAATTGGTGCACCAAAGCACAACCAATGGCCTCAAGAAATGCGTATGTAGGAGTTTGAGCACGGGCTAAAAGTTCCAAATCTTTGCTCGCCAAAGCATGAATCAGTCGTGTTATGCTTCGAAAGTAAGTTGCCTTTATTCTCCAATGGTCTCATTCCTTCTCCATTTATGAATCAACCTGAGCTTATATCCTACAATATGATATTAGTATTTGCACAGGTTATAATAATGATGAATTACATAGACCACACGATTGTATTTGGAGTCTCACCAATATATAACTCGAGAAAGTAAATATTCTTAATCAACTAAGCTATAATAGAACGAcaacaaaataaacatttaactGTTAAGACTAAAcaattttagttttcttttcgggtcactttttcttcttcttggtaGATTTTTCACATGAGTGATCCAGCAATCGCTGTATTTTACTCGGTCCATCTTCCGTTTCTATGAGGTAGTCGTGAACCAGTGGTATTGATTTTGTGCCAAAATGGTTGTCAAATtatatttctatattttttgGTCATATAATATTTTTCGGGTAATGTTAAggagattaaatttataaacaaaatttgcaaattaaatgatgtgtcaccaataggaatgaacacgtttatcaaacgcttaagtaataattcaatcatcaatttctatatcatttagtttataaaattttgtttacaaatttaatcctCCTACCACTATCCATATTTTTACAAATGGCTCTTTACCACAATGGTGGAAGGAGTTGAGTCTTTGTATAATGGCGTGGACTTGAACTTAGATGATgattaatctaacatctaatctaataaaatttatcgtttgataaaaaaaaaacactacccatatttttcttgttgtggaacaaaatatGAAAGTCGTTATACATTGTATGGTAGTAAACCCCTAGACTTACTATGTTGCCAGGTCATCATCTCTTTCATTAATTTACCTTTTTGCCGTCTTGGTCTCGTACTTTCACATATGGGTCAATAGTTACCTAATCGATGAAGGATTGATGTTCACAAAGTAGCATTTTTACTCATCATCATTTGGTGTGGTGTATACTTATCATTCTATTAATTAttgttagatgagtttgaattttgaaatttgtgtaGTGGATaagcacaaatctcaaaatttaaactcatctaacgatGATAAATAGGATAGTGAACATACACCACTCTAAATGGTGGTGAGTAAAAATTCGCTTTAAAAAATATCTGTTGTGGGCCCCTAGTTAATTATGATCCCTTGTGAagtatttttgaaatttgaaccttccattttttgtttctgaaaagtgaaaactaaaaaggttttttttttttgttttgttttttttttttttttcgtcaaAGCTCCAAAGAGCGACATTTATTACAAactaacaaaacaaactttacaaaccaacaaaacaacacaaaCCAGGCCCAAAGCTAGCATATGAACAAGCACAAAAATGGGCCgaagaaaaacaaacaaataaataaataagttcaAGAAATCGATTGCAGCCACCACTGCAACATTCCAGCACGATCCGTCCAATTCCACTCCTTCAACCTCACGTCAGCTCGTCGATCGTAACATCCAACTCCAAGCACCACCAAGTACGCAACCTCAATTGAAGAAATCCAACAACCAGATGAAGAAATCCAGCTAGCAGAAGAAAGAAACCCGTGAGAACCCACAGACAACACTGCCGGTGAAGGCAGACAGAGATGAGAAGGTGGTGGTGTTAGGAACACTCGAGCCTGTGCAAGCACCGAAGCTCTACACACCGTCTCAGTAAAGCAAAACTGCAGATAGGAGTAAGGATGAACGAGAAAAAAGGACGCAGGTGGGATGAGAAGAAAATGGCAAATCGAAATAGAGAGCAGGGAAAACGCAGTCGAAGGGTGGAAAAGGAGACAACGAGAGGAAGGGGAGAACGGCTAACCAACCCCAACCGAAGCTAGGGTCGGCACCACCAGATCTAAGCAAATATGAAGTTCTCACACAGACagtaaaaactaaaaagttTGAAGAATaatcttcataaaaaaaattaaaaaaaaagtttgaggaataaaaaatttatttgttggaAATAGAATATAGAGAAAAGAGAATAGGAGAGACGAGAGAGATTGGGACGAGAAAATTAGTGTGTCTTCTATTATCATTAGCCATATACATATAGGGTAACTAATACATGAGTCATCATCCAAAAGGTACCTAAGAGCCCTCTTTACATAGTGTTTATGATGGTTTACTACCATACAATGTATAAGGGCATTCacattttgttccacaacactcCCCATTGGATGTCCGTGTATCAATCATAAGTTATGTCCACTGTTAATGATAATTGCTTCAATAAAACTTTGTTTGGAAAACTCAATGGGACAAAACCAAAGTGAAAGAGAAAAACCGAGCACAATTCGGAAAACATTGATAGGGTGTTGGATGCGCATAATGTTGCCTTACTAAAACCTTGATCGAAAAAAAAGCCCAATGGGATAAAAACTAATTGAGGGGGAAAGAGCGCAACGCGCTTATATGTCCATTATAGCATATTGTCGAAGACTTCCCTTGATGAATATCTCCGATAAATAAGTGACTCCCCCTTATGATAGTAAATTTTGATTCGACTGATAACCATTGTCAAGTTTGAAGTAATGTGACTTCAGTCTCCaaaaaattaaacttgaatAGAACTTGACCTGGAGAAGTGCGGAAGTTTATCAGGAGTTGACAGAAGCCATTTGTGTtcttgcaaaaaacaaataaatataaaacctatgatataaaataaattaggtgTAGCATAAAACTTAATAGTAAATATGAGAGTCATACAAAAACTCCTTAACTCTTTtaagtatgttgcaacaatataatTCAGTTTGAACTAATAAAAGTACTCGTTGAGAAAATTTATACCAACTTATCTAGAAgaggtattgagtacatattttgAGCTTTATGCTCTCATATTTAAATCTTTGAATAAGAATTTCATGACATTTTTATGCATTAAGAAATTATTCAAGAGATATGCtaaaacttcaaaaatctcaagtaGTATGCACCCTCCACATGCCATGAGTCTCACGTTCAAGATAACATTGTACTTATAGAAATGTGGTTGCACTTACAATAGTAGATTATGTCTGTAGTGATTTTATTCACTTCATCACATACACCCAAGAATAACTTTTGGGGTAAAATATACAAAGGGGAACAATTGGAACACTGATATAGCACATTATCAAGTAAAACAGTGGTTGAACTATATGGAAACTTATGCTTGCTATCTGAGAATGCGGTGATTCACCTTCTATTGCAGGAGAACCGACGAACTTAACCGTTGTGTTCGGTGTAGACAATCTTATCAGTGTGAGTATCGTGATAGCGCTGGTTCAGGTAAGTGCGGCACAAGATCGGAGGAAACCTGGAAAGTAGACAAATACAGGAATGCAATGAACAGCAAGAATATCATTCTAAATGTTTTATGGTTCGAATTTCAAAACTGCCATCCTTTGGCCACATAAAATCTTTCAGTTGCTAAAATACCTATACAAAATTTCCAGCATAATATTTGTGTCAGGACTTACTTGGGAGGGTTCTTTTCGGATTTGCAGGTAGGCAGGCACTCAACAAGACAATCGTGACTTGGTTCTATAAAGAATGCGATCTGCCAAAGAAAAGAAGCAAATGAGATATATCAAGTCCAAAATGCGAAAGCATGTGctgtaaagaaagaaaaataaaataaaattggtaTTATTATCACATATGTGAAAGCTAACATAACGAAGGCCATGTAAATCccgagaaaacaaaaaacaaaaatcaaatattGAGCCTACGTACAATTCAGGCACAGATTAATGATACATATAACCAACAAGAGAATCTTACACAACATATAAACACTGAAAACTGATATAGTCTAGTACGCCATGAAATAGAAAAAGCATAGAAGAAAAGTAGTCATACAGAATATCTGTCTTGACCGTTCCCTACAACTCTATGCAATGTGGACCTGAGCACAAAAACAAAGCAGGAGCATGCGTCACAATCGTTCATATGAAAATTCTAAAAGGAGAATGCACATATATAAAGATCCAAATGAATTGCACAGCTCCAAACTGCCAGCATTCATCTTTTATGATCATATAATGGAGATAGAACTAGGAGAGATGTGCAGCACTTGAACACGCCGTTGCTCCAGCGTTCCAGCATGTCACCAATATTCACTATAAATGCTCTGAAATAATAAACACAACAAGAATGTTACCACTCTGAATCAAAAAGGTGTCTTCGCATTACATTTGCTACTATGGTGGCACCTATAATTCACACCTCTAAATCGTGAAATCTTCAAAACATGTTACAAGTTTGAAGCTAACTTGTGCTAGTGTTAAAAACACTACTTAATGGACCATATGTCCGCAAGGAAGGAAGGATATAATTATAGCACATATGAGTCAGCCAGACTTAAGCCACTTTAATGGTATCGACCTCCCTCGGGGGGTACAATGACTAAACCTTTTATTGGTGATACATATTCCCATATTTGAGGTTTCACATCCTTATCCTTGCATATCTGCAAAGAGATATACTGGAATTAGGTCGAATAACAGATTAATAATGCAATAGTTATACCTGCCTTCTTAATAATGGTAATATAGCTGAAGTTCACAGCAGTCTTCTTACTTGGAGACCTAAAACATCATCTGTTGCCAATAGGGTTACAAAACCAAAGTCCGAATGAGCTCCAGCTCCAAAAATTCCATTCGCTGGATCAGAAACCTGACCTATATAACAAATGAACACCGTCTTATGAGTTAAAATAGTTGTAGGATTAAattaaagtaacaaaacttttGATTGAAAATTTACCATCGTAGTGTAGTAACCTCACTGTTGCTATAGCCTCATCTAGCATTTCTGGTTTGTCGAAGAAATGGATGTCAAGATCAAGAGCAAGGGCCACAAGCCTAGCAACTGACTTAGCCACCTCCCTGAAATGATTTACATGAAAACAGTTCGACTCAGCGTATATCATCCACTCTAGAAAGAACTAGTCTAGAAGAAGAAATAGGGAAAAGGATTATTGAAACCTTGTCACTAATCAATCATTCATCCTAAAACCTTGT
This window contains:
- the LOC103415830 gene encoding kihadalactone A synthase LFS-like isoform X1 codes for the protein MATQITNGDGDASVSALNCIDLSSSDTHRSMSLLKQACLDCGFFYLLNHGISEEFMAEVFGQSRRLFALPLSAKMELLRNKSYRGYTPYLDQHLDPENQVHGDYKEGYYIGVELQEDDAEAKKPFYGPNVWPAPDVLPGWRETMEEYHRQCLEVAKSVARLVALALDLDIHFFDKPEMLDEAIATVRLLHYDGQVSDPANGIFGAGAHSDFGFVTLLATDDVLGLQICKDKDVKPQIWEYVSPIKGAFIVNIGDMLERWSNGVFKSTLHRVVGNGQDRYSIAFFIEPSHDCLVECLPTCKSEKNPPKFPPILCRTYLNQRYHDTHTDKIVYTEHNG
- the LOC103415830 gene encoding kihadalactone A synthase LFS-like isoform X2, with translation MAEVFGQSRRLFALPLSAKMELLRNKSYRGYTPYLDQHLDPENQVHGDYKEGYYIGVELQEDDAEAKKPFYGPNVWPAPDVLPGWRETMEEYHRQCLEVAKSVARLVALALDLDIHFFDKPEMLDEAIATVRLLHYDGQVSDPANGIFGAGAHSDFGFVTLLATDDVLGLQICKDKDVKPQIWEYVSPIKGAFIVNIGDMLERWSNGVFKSTLHRVVGNGQDRYSIAFFIEPSHDCLVECLPTCKSEKNPPKFPPILCRTYLNQRYHDTHTDKIVYTEHNG